The Streptomyces seoulensis genome contains a region encoding:
- a CDS encoding GtrA family protein, with amino-acid sequence MRRFSTRRQISTGPGRATLPAQAGWFVVIGVASTAGQALLYWLLRHGASPPVANLASLAVITVLNTEANRRLTFRGSPVGVLRAQLAAGALFVLAYLVTTGLVLLFRHVRPHASPAAETCVLVAGFALVTVLRFTVLRLVVFGRGS; translated from the coding sequence GTGCGACGCTTCAGCACACGACGCCAGATCTCCACCGGCCCAGGCCGCGCCACGCTGCCCGCGCAGGCCGGCTGGTTCGTCGTGATCGGCGTCGCCTCAACGGCGGGTCAGGCGCTGCTCTACTGGCTGCTGCGCCACGGCGCCTCTCCGCCGGTGGCCAATCTCGCCTCGCTCGCCGTCATCACCGTCCTCAACACCGAGGCGAACCGGCGGCTGACCTTCCGCGGTTCCCCGGTCGGCGTCCTCCGGGCACAACTGGCGGCGGGCGCCCTGTTCGTCCTGGCCTACCTGGTCACCACCGGCCTGGTCCTGCTCTTCCGCCACGTGAGGCCCCATGCCTCGCCCGCGGCGGAGACCTGTGTGCTGGTGGCAGGCTTCGCCCTGGTGACCGTCCTGCGCTTCACCGTGCTCCGGCTGGTCGTCTTCGGGCGCGGCTCCTGA